gaaaaacaagtgggGACAAAAGAACAGTTCAGTAGCGAGTGCAAAATATGAggttaaaattattattaatgggTGGCATATAATCGATTGGGGGACCgtatgtggcccacgggccgccaatttgacacctctgctctaaCTCATGGTTGTATGTGAGttttaataatacacaacaaagtgtgtgaCGTTTGGAAAACATGTGCAGACAGAACTCTGCGTTTTAAAGGAGCTGCACagccagtttgtttgtttcatagAGGAATTCTATTCTACtctattctattattttctgttctattctattcttctcTTCTGTGGTCACTGATTGTGGACGAAGGTCAGAACCAGACCATGACCATGGATCGATGGATTCAGAGTGGGAGTCATGTGAGGTGGATGCAGTTCCCTGTGCAGCAGACGGGGGGCGCAGTAGGACCTGAGAACCAGGCGCTGACTCCAGAAGGATCAGGGATATCAGTGCGATAGTTCCCCAACGGCTGAGCCACGCTTCAATggtcgctctctcacacacacacacacacagtcataggttaatatgccgtccaaaatgtgacaaaaaagtcataggttaataTGCTGTccaaaacttgacaaaaaaagtcataggttaataTGCCGTCCAAAATGAGATGAAAAACTCATTTGTCACAGTCCagattgtattattattgaacattttaattaagtTAGAATTTTAATCTCtgataaaaacaaagttaatctgtgactttcttgtttttttccacaggatCTTTTGCCATTCAGGCTGATAAAAAGTCTCCAGCTGAGACAAAGACGGCCAAACATGTGGGGATGATTGCTGGAGGGACAGGTGACGTCTCATCTGGTTGCTTAgaaacactgtcatttttaaCGGCTTACGTACCCTACGTGTTGTCTCATGCGTCTCCGTCTCTCAGGAATCACACCGATGCTGCAGCTCATCACAGCAGTGATGAAGGATCCTGAAGACCAGACTGTTTGTCACCTGCTCTTTGCCAACCAGGTGACTTTCACTCCACTCTAAACTTTCACACGTTAGTATGCAGCCAGGAAACGTCACAAATTCACTCAATTTGTCTTGCGCCTGCGTCCCTGTCTGCAGACGGAGAAGGACATCCTGCTGCGGCCAGAGCTGGAGGAGATTCAGGTGAACCACCCTGACCGATTCAAGCTgtggttcaccctggacagagCTCCTGAGGGTGAGGATCATCATGCTGTTGTATACATTTGGGATTTCTGTTATATAGTACTCGCTAGAAGGATGTAGTGTTATCATTCAGAATACACTTAAAGTACATTTTccatcatttatttgtattttgttctgtgttgctttgttttcttggtGCTAAAAATGAATTTTTACGAATGAAATTGTGTAAAAATTAATAACTTATTATTTGCACTTAAGGAGATAAGTTAATGTCTTAAAGGATATCAATTAATGCATTGACCTTAACTTAAGTGAACTAAAAAATGTCTTACCGTTTACTACTGCTATAGCAGGTCCTGGGCAGTAGGTGTCACTAGTGCACACTTGTAAATGAACATTCTGTGATTAGGGGCCATTAGTAGTtattgtttctcaaaccttaaaatgatgttttcaaatccaaataatctagttttaatgatttatttgttaaactCAGTTgtttaaatgactaaataataCAGTTTAATGCTGCTGTGGCCTTAAACCACTGCTATTGCATTTCTTTTCCTCACCAGCAGGCGTCACTGCTGTGTCCATGAGTCGTGACATAAAGATTTGactctagtgtgtgtgtgtgtgtgtgtttcagagtggGAGTACAGCCAGGGCTTCATCAGTGAGGACATGGTGCGGGAACGCCTCCCTCCTCCCGGCGAGGACACCCTCGTCCTCATGTGTGGACCCCCGCCCATGATCCAGTTCGCCTGCAACCCCAACCTGGACAAGGTCGGCCACGCCGAGAGCCGCAGGTTCACCTTCTAGACGAGAGGTTTGGAGACAACTACAGAGCGCACTTATGTTAAATTCTCGCTcctgctataaaaaaaaaagcattaaagcACTCGTATACTTTGACACTCTTCACGCAGCAGTAGTTTGGACCAATGAATGGACAGAGGACGTTGATTatgactgaagtgtgtgtgtgtgtggaaatttAGGACGTGATTCCAAACCAAAAATGAGATGCACTGAGGCCTCAGTGTCGGACGAGTTAAGGGTTTTTCGTGCCTTAAACACATGCAAAGCTTTCCTTATGCACAGAAAAACAATCATGAGTTGTTTTCGTTTATATATCAGAGCATTTATAATCACGGCCGTCAAACGTGTTGGAGTTCGTCTGTCgtgatgttaaaacatgtttgtatgatatgcaacataaaaaaaaaatccataactATATtaatctatttgttttttttacagtgtgagaatgaatgtgtttaagaaaaaagacaaagggggaaataaacacaaggtttatttttttttattatcaaaaatttaaaaacaatgcagaATAGTAACAAGAAAACAGAGATGATGACGTTTGGGATTTACAGTTTTAAGACTTTGGGGAAAAGTTAAGTCctaacacatttaattttaaccTCAGTCAAGgaaattgttattattcaaacagttgataaaaaatattaatttcctTCATCCAATTATCAGCTCTGATGTGAAAAATAAAGGGTTAATTAATCTTAATTGTGCAGTTAAAACACACGCAACATTTTATCTTGTTTGCTTAAAtataaggagaaaaaaaaggtgattttaGGAGCCATTGCATGCAGAAACTAGGTTTTTGGTCATGAGAAAACAAATACCTAACCTGATTTCCCCAAAATGTTGACTTGTTCTCAGCGCCGGAGATATACTTGCTTTTTACGTACCTTAATAAGGACAGTGCAGTTGGGCCGTTATTAGCactatgttgtttatttaaaacattaggTGAACATCAGAATCTActattctctatttttaacTCAGTGTCGACGTGTGTTTGGGTTTCAAAAAGTAAATGTGCATTACTGCAGTtgtccactagggggcaacaCCACAGCAAATAAAGAAGTGTGAGAACCAATGATTTAAATTACTAGTAGAAATAATTGTACGTTAAAATGCGAGTAGATCTCCGGCCTTTTACATTATGATTTCAGTCACTCGTGGTTGTGGACGTTTCTCTATTTGTGGAGACCAATCTCACAGCTGAGGGGGGGAAACAAATATAAGCATTTAAATGTAGGCTGTCCTCAGTGACgacataaaaccacacaaatagttgagtaataaaagaaaaccagCGGTACATTAACTGTTCATGCATTTATATTTGACAGCTTCAATAAATATATCTATGATGTGGTGACGGAGACGACGGCGGCTGGATTTCTGACTCATGAaatactaaaaaacaaaaaaaaaagtagttaaTTCTCACATGTGCTAACGCTGAGACGAGTCTGAGGACGCGAGCGTCTCCGCTGCGTCCGCCGCTTGATGGCGGACGAAGAACTCGTCGTCCTTCAGCAGGTTCTGAAACACAAACGCCAGCTCAGGTGAGTTCTCcgccttgtttgtttttcccttcgAGCGTCGGAGCGTCTCGTTGGACATGACGACACAAACTCACCGTGAGGTTGTTGATTCCTTCAGACAGAGCTCCGATCTGTTGGACTGTTCCCTCAGAGTCGTCCATCTGTGCAAAAGACGCAAAGAACAGTGTCTTCTCTTTACTTGGAGTAGAATTTCAACTTGAACTCGCTCTGGTGCCAAACCAGTTGTTAAATACTAAAAACAGGGTTAAAGATGGTGCTGAGTTTTATTTGTACCCGTTCCATGTGGCCGATGTTTTCGTCGTAGACTCGCGCTCCCGTCTGGAAGCTGCCGTTTCTGGGCATTTCCACGTTCATGGGGCAAACGTAGTCCTCGCCTTCATCGTGGCGTTTCCTTCTCAGAGTGCCGAACCCGCCGAAGGACAAGCGTCTCGGCTgcgagacaaagagagacagagaagataagctgctgctgcttcttaaaGACAAATACAGAATTTTTGTTGGCAGAGTCCGGACACCTGCCTTGACCTTGGCGGTGGCGCTGAGGACGGCGTAGTCCGGGTTTTCCAGACATTCCTGCTTGAGCCGCTGGGCCTCGGAGCCGATGAGCAGGTGGAAGTGCGTCGCCAGGTGGCGCCGCAGCAGAGTTTTGTTGGGCGGGATGTTGAGCAGGAGAGCGAGCGCCTCCACGTTGAAGCGCGGCTCCAGCACCTTTGACAAAAAGGTCAGACACACTTTCCGTTGTTTGTCATCTGTACACAGACCACACGCGTTAACTCACCATCAGTCCACCGTGAACGCCGCTGCCTCTCAGGTTTGGCGCGTACTCGGCCAGATCCACGGAGCGCAGCCACTCCATCACTCTGTGGTTCGTCCACTGTGAGATCTCGGCTGGAGTGACGTTGTTCTGGACAAGACACAGATTTTTAACTTAAATGtgcacacagaagaagaagaagaaggccgCGAGTGCGAGTTACCTCGTCAGACGGCCGTCGCCGGAGACAGTTAGTGTCGTACGAGTTGAGGCGGAGAACCTGGACGGCTCTCTTGATGCTGAGGTGATGGAGGACGCTGCCGACCTTCAGAGACAGAAGGTCCTCCTGCAGTCGGAGCATCACAGGAGGTTAACGGCAGAGTAAACGAGTTAttctgtgacagagagagaataaagTCACTCACCACAGTCATGTAGTGCAGCATCCGTCCGTCGACGCGAGCCTCGTCAAAGTGACTCTTATACTGAGGGAGGCCGATGTCGTCCAGCCATCCTGGGACAGAGAAGACAAACCTGAGCGTCTCACCTGAACTGTGCATCACATCAGTTTTCTACGACCATGACGTCACACTCACTGGTCACCCAGTTATGGTCCAGTTTCCCCCTCAGGTCGTCCTCGTCTGACGCCAGGGCCTGCAACGCCAGCTGCAGCTTCTTCCTGTGGAGAGGCTGCCTCAGACCCAGCTCCTGAGgaaacaccatcatcatcatcatcactcagaAAGGCTGCGTCCCATTTCGCTCGCCTGCCTCCTGTTCTATCATGAAAGTTCTTGGACTGCgacaattaatcatttaatcacCAACTATATCACGTGACTGAATGTGGACGAATGCAGAAATTAAACATGTAGAACGTTAGCACCACCTGCTGTTCGTCTCAGTGAACTAACAGCAGTGGATGGAATCATAAATgcaaatttgtaaaaaaaatgggtcaatccaggggaaaaaaaagaccctcAAACACCTGGTGGTGGCGCTCATACCTTCTCCAGGTCGTGCTGGGACGCCTGCAGCAGCGTGTGTCCGGACCTGATCCAGCTCTGACCCTGAGCGGCGAAGGAGCCGAGCCCCTGCTCGTGCAGCCACTCGCACACTTCCTCTCGACTCCACCGCGAGAAAGGAACGTCGACGGCGCTGGCGAGCGCGAGCGCACAGAGAGCGGCGTTAAACACATAAAAGTAGAGGCTTTGGATTTTACCAGAACTGCTCCCGTATTTTGTCGCGTACCTGACTTTAGGTTGACGCGACCACCCGAGTCGAGGGCCGGCGGTGGCTCTGACTCCACCCCTCCTGAACTCCATCTCGTCGTCCAGGTTGAAGGAGGTGGAGTGGCTCCTCTTCAGTCTGCAGCAGGAGGGAAAAACAGACATTAGCAGACAACCCTCCGACGTCGCGGCGCGGCGTGGCGCGACACGACAGGCGCTGACGCTTTACCTGCCGAAGAACCTCTTGAAGCCTTTGGATTTCTTTTTGGTTTCCGGCGACGACAGAAGAGCGGCTCCGTCCTGGGATTTTTGCTGAGGAACTCCGGCCAAGTCCAGGTGATCTGTGCCCTGACGCTCCGTCTCAGCTGGAGAGCAAGTCACAAACACGAGGTGAGATCACGTCACTGAGTTATAAAAAGTTCAACACTCCCAACACAACACGACAGATTCATCGTGGATGATAAACCGCTGAACTTTAAACACCAGAGGTCGACTATTATGAGTTTCTCTGTAGTTGATGATTTTTTGTGAAACACTGCAGCCAATAGCTCTAAAGTTTGTGGCCAATTTCCTTATTTTTCcatccataaataaaaaaatcaacaacacacttttcatacaaTTAAACAACCATTTCTTAAAAACTGCACTCTAGTGTacttaatataaaatgaatgtagAAACCCAGGaatcaaaacataaaaattAATAGTCCAAAAAATTGCTTTAgcataataaaaagaaaaagtttcagTGACTCAGCTGCAGGTATCACGTTTCTGAGAAGATTAATCAGTTTTTAAATAATCCGTGTtatcaaaacacaacaaaagaagaTATTTTCTTGTGCAATAATGAAAATCTCTTACTTTGACGACGTTGGATCatgaaaaaactaaatataaaaaaataaggcACTAGAAATAAGGACATAGGATTGACAGtaggatatatatgtatatagttaTACATTATAGAGATCCAGTAGCTCCCATCATGCAACAGTCATGAATATAAAGACTATAAACGCAGTAAAACACAATAATCCTCACCCAGATTCGGAGCGCTGGACGTGCGTTTGCCTCCGCCGCGCAATTTTAAAAGTCCACGGCCGAAAGACGCTCGAATCTTCTTTGTTCCAAAACTGTCGTTGTGAGCGGCGTTTGATGCTTtggtggaagaagaagaagaagaacaaggagAACCAGGTCCTGCTTTGTTGTTTGcctgagaggagaaagaaagaagacattGTTCAGTTGCTTTATTTGACCACTAGAGGTCAGAGTAGGACTGTGGACGGGACAAAGTCTTCAGACTTTTCTCTCAAAAGCAGTAGAATCGTGAGGATCATTGAGCCAAAGGTCAAGAgggaaataaacacacacttctgAGAGTTCAAGCTGCTGAAAATGAGAACTacatcagagaagaagaagaagacttgaGTCTTACCTGGATGTTGCTGCCATTTAAAGTCaagctgaaataaaaagaagGGATTTTCAAGCGTTAACTCTGCTTCACCTCAAACACACGAGTTTAGTTTATGACAAATCACAGGATAAAAAGTCACATTGCTGAGAACTCAAATAATAAAACGAACCTCATTCATCAGCTGAGAACGTCATGTGATTCCgttttcatattaaaaatgaaacattctCAACATTTAAAGCTGGATTTAATTCCaggaatgattttttttttttacctgtctgTGGCCTGCAGCTGTCGCTCTCTGTCCAGTTGGTTCATTTCAGAGAGAACGGCGATACATGGAACAGACtgagacgacaacaacaacacaggaaaaTGAGATTAACTTTTTAAATCGGCAAATACTGTAATAACCAGACTGGAATCATAAGAATGTCTGCGTTAGACAGACATTCATAGAGAAGAGCAGTGACAGAAGCCTTTCACATTAACCTGGAGAAACTATCAGTCAACAACAGATGTGGCCTCAGAAGACACACACTATCAAGTCACCTACAATGTTTGACTGGGCTTTCTACCAAAAACAGGATCAACACACACTTTAAGAACAACAAAAGATCAACTTTAACACTCTAACGACACTGTGAAGGTTCTTAAAACGTTCAAACTCATTTATAATAACCTGTAATTCCCTCACTActccacaaacatcacagtttcTATTAGGAAACCTTATGAGCGGCCTCTATTGGATCCTAAGGAGTACTACGTCACACCACACTTTCAAAGTAGTATTGAATCTCGAAGAActtagtcatccaggtcatggtCATCTTCAGGAGTTAGCTGTAGCTTTTGAGTCaagttaaaaacactttcacttcTCCTCCAAGAGGAATCTTCACACCTTGAATCGGGCGAAAACCAACAACCCGACTCTCTAGACGAGAATCCAGCCCAGTTCCCACGTCAAGgtttttccaggaccaatttcctcaaattcaaggactagaATGTGCCGACACGGCTTAAGATGAGaggggcaacttgtaagagccacgtcgtccatgatggcgtccacgtttattgatttgcagcaagCTCagtcccaaggacaatcacttttcCTTATGCATTGTCTCACCAAAGAGTCTACGTACGTCAAGCAACGCGGGGCGTGAGACAGTAGGTGGTGTACTTTCAACGCCTTCCTGAATGTGTGGACGAGTCTGAGAGGATGAGAGGGGAAAtgtcttcagacttccctcaaGCAAAGTCCAGCTGCCTACGGAGAACTCCTACCTCCACAGACAGTCTGAACACAAGCTCTGAAttccacacaaacattttcagtgtgggaggtcaacatttttcagtgttttttctctctcttctaaAAAGGAAGCCTCCAGTCTGGGTTCATCCTGTGAGCTAATTGTGTGGACAAAGGTTGTGTTTACCTCGCCAAAGCTCCTTCCTGCCTCCCCCTCGGACACCAGCGTGACCTGATCCACGTCCATGGCTGTGGGAGCACAGGCATCATCTGGGATATCGTCATAGTCGTCTTCCTTCAACTTCTCTGTGGGGAGGCAACAGCAGTGAGGTGAAAAACCACCGAGCAAACTCcgattatttactttatttcagtCTCATAATAAAGTCAACCTGGACATGTTTGCCTCCGCCAAACTAGGGAATGAAAGTATCTTGTTACTTCaaatttttctgaaaaatgtaacttcttaattaaaaaaaatatgttgtattaagaaaaacaatctcAGTAATTCGgatcaaatgaaaagaaattctTGAGGGAGGTTTTTCCCTTCTCAAATATGACTTCTTCAGTATTTGAAGGTCAGTCCGGACCCATCCGGATTTCATCATTATTCCATTATGTGCAATTTACTTTAATTATGACTGAAGTCCTTCCTGTCaaacttcttttttaattaaatcggATTCCCCGGAGCAACAGTAACATCGTTTAATATCTTGTTTTCTTCCACAGCCAAAAGTGAAAGACaccaaaatattaaaaagacgaggaaaaactgaaaaacattaCACTGGTGAAGCAGGAAGTGAATTCAGCCcataaatttgactttttactGACACAAAAGATGTTTTAGTAACTTGTTTCCAAACAAACTTTTTAtaaagtgaaaattaaaaatgttactaATACATGATTTTATTAAACTGTTACCTCTAACCAGCTGCTGGACTTTGTTGCACTTTATAAGCGACTCCTCCAGCTCCTTTATTCTTCTCTCCTGCCGGTCAACATGAATAATATCACTTTTTATTATCACATATTATAAAAGCAGCTGACGACAGTAACATCGCGTCACACTGTACCTTCTCATCATTGACCGACGTCAAAGTCTCCAACACGCTCTTCATCTTTAACATTTCTGTATCTGCACagcaagaaaaaataaacaagttaatGGTTTGTTTAGCTTCAACTCTACAATAGAAACAAAGACGAGCTGTTTTGTGTCTCCTGAAAACTGTGACTGTACAACATCATAACGTGTCGGTGTGGTGTTTATAGCTCGTTGTTGTCAAAACAAAGCGAAGCAAATTGCAATTTACGCAGCAAAAACATAatgtttgaggaaaaaaaggttaGAAAAACCAGACAGGACTCTTGTTtctaataaacaaaataataaatcaaagctCCGCCTAACTAAGGCTGCAACAGTTCATGGATTAATAAATGAGTCGGCAActattttgttagttttcttttcaataattaaaacatgttctCTGATGTTTATGCTTCttgtggcgcttttccattacagAGTCCCAGTACGCCTCctaaaatgtgaatactttctgtttttgtttttctgtttgtggacaaagtcGAGGTCGAATATTTTTCGACAtatttttttggaccaaacaactcattCAATTATTGGAGAAAACATTTCACAGGTTAAtcagtgatgaaaataatcattagtccAAAGTGGAAACTTGGCGACTTCCAAGGTCAATGCTAATGAGTATCTGCTCtttaaaaactcatttttaaaagaacCATGTTAAACTTTGTGCAATCATTAATCATAGTAATATATACAACATTATAACTTCTTTTTAGCACTACTTTTTCCCTCTATTTAATGATTTTGAGCGATGACGCACCGTCTTTACCCAGTGGAAAATTAATTGCTTCTtcaaaaaaaagatagaaaggTCGGAGGTGAACTCCAGTGAACAGACACCGTGAGTCTTGTCCAAACAAAAACCTGAGATTATTTAGATTACACTGTAAAGCATGTGATCACCACAATGAGAGACTCCCTCCCTTCAGATAAATGGAATTCCTTCAGCATCACAGTGGATAAGATAAAGTAATCACAGTGTTGAGAATGTCTGTGAAATGTAAAACAGTCAAAATAAGTAACTACTGCTTTCTTTTATTGCTCCATGAAGCTGCTGGAGGGAgatttggtgtgtttttgtttttttttttgttggatgtGAAATGTCCGTTTCTCTAATCCTCGACAATCCCTTGTGTAAAAGCAGACAATGATTACATCCAGCCCCCCACCTCTGTCTGCTCCCTCAGTCTTCAATCTGTCCTCGTTCGTCAGTTTCATCAGCTCCAGCTCTCGCTCGTCCAGCCGCCTCTGCAgaagctgcagctcctcctgtGACGACAGGAAGTCAACGTCTCAGGGTTTTTCATCACTTTGTTTTATCAACTGTATTCAATCATTCCCTTCATTATAACTGTGACACctgtaatatattaaaaaatgctTTCATCAATGACAACCttatttgtgtttgcagaagtgatgaaattgaACAgattccttgaatgcatcttcaaGCCGCTGCTGGAAACTTCACAGTTCCGAGCAGAAGCGATGACATTTCAAACTCCATTCTAACTAGAAATGTTCATCCCTACCAGATACATATACAATAACTGTTTCttttcaacaaaataataaaataaagagacgCAAATCTATTTCTGGAGAACACCCTGCTCGACTACATTAGAAGTCCATGTCAGCTACACATGATAATCTCAGGTAAAGCATTATTCTTGCATCAGCGAGTCAGATTTACAGATCCCAGACAGAGACTTTGAACATTTCAGTCGCTGCGTGACTTTGACTAATTTCAAATTCTGGAAATTTCCCCCCATCCCAGAGGCAGAAAAAACATCAGTTTTCAGAAAACACATTGAATCGAATCAAGTGAATGTCATGTGTAAGAGTGGAGTGAACCTCTGAACCGACATTAGTGAGAAACAGCCAGTCAGTAGCTTTAGATTTAATTTAACTTGTTTGTCATGCTGTGAATGTTTGGCAGCAGGAGAGCGgaaaactggacaaaaacaaaaaagtcttatCATAAGACACATTTAAAGGGGTTTTAACAGGAATTAGATTTACCACGAGTGATTTGCACTTCAATAATACTTTTCAAAGCCATGACAAGTTAACAGTGTGATACTGCAGAGCAAAACATCTAAACAATCTGAACGTATGTAACAAGCAGCTGCCACAAGTCTTTTCTCGTCACTTAAACCTTTATTTAGCACTTAACTTAGCCCTTTGGATTATGACCAATGTTAAATATCacacttttaactttaaaactaGTACAGGTCTGAAGAGATTTACAGAGTAAAGAGAGTACATCAAAAAAGCACTTCCAAATGACTAAATTATCACAATTACATGCTACTAATTCATGCCGCCATTGATGTGCAAAATGCCTTTAAAGTAGGAGAAGATTACTTTAATGTGTCGAG
The nucleotide sequence above comes from Solea senegalensis isolate Sse05_10M linkage group LG3, IFAPA_SoseM_1, whole genome shotgun sequence. Encoded proteins:
- the LOC122766943 gene encoding liprin-beta-1-like, with amino-acid sequence MKKSTSVTKFNGKVNVHDEAALIVRTELGCTSAGILVYISWARKVSTAQEMMMSDASDMLAAALEQMDGIIAGSKAMDYSNGLFDCQSPTSPFLGGLRVLHLLEDLRAALELMDNEERDNLRCQIPDSTAEGLADWLHGRLSNGHGSDAVYQERLSRVESDKECLILQISVLTDQVEVQGEKIRDLDSCLEHHREKLNATEELLQQELLNRTALETQKLELMTEVSSLKLKLSAAERDHRGDEGLYQEVTDLRFKVTDVENDRLQCEKKFRATKEELQLLQRRLDERELELMKLTNEDRLKTEGADRDTEMLKMKSVLETLTSVNDEKERRIKELEESLIKCNKVQQLVREKLKEDDYDDIPDDACAPTAMDVDQVTLVSEGEAGRSFGESVPCIAVLSEMNQLDRERQLQATDSLTLNGSNIQANNKAGPGSPCSSSSSSTKASNAAHNDSFGTKKIRASFGRGLLKLRGGGKRTSSAPNLAETERQGTDHLDLAGVPQQKSQDGAALLSSPETKKKSKGFKRFFGRLKRSHSTSFNLDDEMEFRRGGVRATAGPRLGWSRQPKVSAVDVPFSRWSREEVCEWLHEQGLGSFAAQGQSWIRSGHTLLQASQHDLEKELGLRQPLHRKKLQLALQALASDEDDLRGKLDHNWVTRWLDDIGLPQYKSHFDEARVDGRMLHYMTVEDLLSLKVGSVLHHLSIKRAVQVLRLNSYDTNCLRRRPSDENNVTPAEISQWTNHRVMEWLRSVDLAEYAPNLRGSGVHGGLMVLEPRFNVEALALLLNIPPNKTLLRRHLATHFHLLIGSEAQRLKQECLENPDYAVLSATAKVKPRRLSFGGFGTLRRKRHDEGEDYVCPMNVEMPRNGSFQTGARVYDENIGHMERMDDSEGTVQQIGALSEGINNLTNLLKDDEFFVRHQAADAAETLASSDSSQR
- the LOC122766820 gene encoding NADH-cytochrome b5 reductase 3-like, coding for MIAGGTGITPMLQLITAVMKDPEDQTVCHLLFANQTEKDILLRPELEEIQVNHPDRFKLWFTLDRAPEEWEYSQGFISEDMVRERLPPPGEDTLVLMCGPPPMIQFACNPNLDKVGHAESRRFTF